The Limnochorda sp. LNt genome includes a region encoding these proteins:
- the csb2 gene encoding type I-G CRISPR-associated protein Csb2, with amino-acid sequence MVAVKIRFLAGRYHATPWGRHVNEGVAEWPPSPWRLLRALASAWKTHRPEVPREEIAALLDALAGPPEYRVPDSRSGHTRHYMPTRNPASPTLVLDTFRVVDRREALWVIWRSVELEPGQRRLLDELLRTLSYLGRAESWIEAQLVEQAPPANCVPLGEAGEPSPSSLETVNLLAARQPLDLGLLMAETADLRKRRLLMPPGSRWVQYALPRSPRIRLAPAGRPSEPSELRRLTVVRYLLQAKVLPPITQTLLVGHHARRAAMSWYHRLHHIDPPSVLTGKHDGKPLEGHRHAFYLATDEDGDGRLDHLTIWAREGFEKRELEALASIPELKWGEAEEARAKVVLLGFGDDLLARRMAPCLFGPSRRWISVSPFVLVRHTKLRKEVADGQERIRVVEAPVDQLLRELQNRGYPSQGVRVRDHAPSRQHWIRFRRRRPSGPPPVGGAFGFEIEFAEEVTGPLALGYGCHFGLGLFVARARE; translated from the coding sequence ATGGTGGCCGTCAAGATTCGCTTCCTCGCAGGGCGCTACCATGCGACACCGTGGGGTCGTCACGTCAACGAGGGCGTCGCAGAGTGGCCGCCGTCGCCTTGGAGGCTCTTGCGGGCCTTGGCTTCCGCATGGAAGACTCATCGGCCGGAGGTGCCTCGGGAAGAGATCGCTGCGCTGTTGGATGCCTTGGCAGGACCGCCCGAATACCGCGTACCCGACTCCCGGAGCGGCCACACCCGGCACTACATGCCGACCCGTAACCCTGCCTCGCCGACTCTGGTGCTCGACACCTTCCGCGTAGTGGACCGACGAGAGGCCCTATGGGTCATATGGAGGTCGGTGGAGCTCGAACCCGGCCAGCGACGGTTGCTCGACGAGCTGCTGCGAACTCTCAGCTACCTTGGGCGAGCCGAGAGCTGGATCGAGGCCCAACTGGTCGAGCAGGCCCCACCAGCTAACTGCGTGCCGCTGGGGGAGGCCGGCGAGCCGTCCCCCAGCAGCTTAGAGACGGTCAACCTGCTGGCAGCCAGACAACCGCTGGACCTGGGCCTTCTCATGGCGGAGACGGCCGACCTGCGCAAGCGTCGTCTCCTGATGCCTCCCGGCAGCCGCTGGGTGCAATATGCCCTGCCTCGATCTCCCAGGATACGGTTGGCACCCGCTGGACGGCCCTCGGAGCCATCGGAGCTCCGGCGCCTTACGGTGGTGCGGTATCTGCTCCAGGCAAAGGTGCTGCCCCCCATCACCCAGACGCTGCTGGTCGGGCATCATGCACGACGGGCTGCTATGTCCTGGTACCATCGCCTCCACCACATCGACCCGCCCAGTGTCCTGACGGGCAAGCACGATGGCAAGCCCCTCGAGGGACACCGGCATGCCTTCTATCTAGCCACGGACGAAGACGGGGATGGCAGGCTCGACCACTTGACCATCTGGGCCCGCGAGGGTTTCGAGAAACGGGAGCTGGAGGCCCTGGCCTCCATCCCTGAGCTCAAGTGGGGTGAGGCCGAGGAGGCGCGGGCGAAGGTTGTGCTTCTGGGATTCGGGGACGACCTCCTGGCTAGGAGAATGGCGCCTTGCTTGTTTGGCCCCTCGCGCCGATGGATCTCCGTCTCGCCTTTCGTCCTGGTGCGCCATACGAAGCTTCGCAAGGAAGTGGCGGATGGTCAGGAACGGATACGCGTGGTCGAGGCCCCCGTCGACCAGCTGTTGCGAGAACTGCAAAACCGTGGCTACCCGTCGCAGGGGGTTAGGGTGCGAGACCACGCACCAAGCCGCCAGCATTGGATACGCTTCCGGCGTCGCCGCCCATCCGGCCCACCTCCGGTGGGGGGTGCCTTTGGCTTCGAGATCGAGTTCGCCGAGGAGGTGACCGGACCGCTAGCCCTGGGGTATGGCTGCCATTTCGGGCTCGGCCTTTTCGTGGCCAGGGCTCGCGAATGA
- the cas8g1 gene encoding type I-G CRISPR-associated protein Cas8g1/Csx17: protein MAEVELAGCRPDPLLSYLKALGVLRLVAEQADPHVRARWLQGTLVLDTRLDRRDLVRFFIDEYRPTPLIGCWNGGSGFFPSDAKAGIEAIESSTAPRLALYRRVIALARATLDALGLQAKPNRGRKAEILAALRASLPDEAVEWLDAAYVLTEEAPRYPPLLGTGAIDGRLEFTNNFMQRLCDVLPELGADRRRSEAWLEAALFAQAGVPLLEASVGQFHPGGVGGPNATQGVEGESLVNPWELVLGLEGTLLLAGGAARRYTADLDPGNPRPAFPFTVQTSPVGYPTSSPAEYEEEAVRAEIWLPVWHRAASYREISQLLTEGRITWAGRQARTGADVVRAIVSLGVDRGIAGFWRFGFLRRSGRAYLAAPLGYYRVTQHEGGTLLADLDRGGWLERLRRAVTRERVPTAIRRGLQAIEEAIVDYAATPSESERRRALQRLLVAVWQAEVTVARSRQFRERSGLSPFPGVSPRWLPFLDDGSTAFRLAKSIAAVGSHRPSDATLETERAQRLGPMRAHLEPVELQADGRWVWRDGSPRVVGRRDSLERQLLEILYRRVMESTTLLLPYPDIDSVEPCSLADIGAYLQGQVDDRELEQLIGGLSLVRWDQAVPASGRGSGLEPRTHLAASRASTLPWAYALLKLLFLPWPIARGGRRLRPEGAVGGFQMEPVPVRPDPSVLLRLMGGDVAAAVRQAQLRLRAAGLEPPRPTHEDSAAWQDMAVRIGAALLLPVVEVTTLWRRAGLGAQEGEPGELEVARA, encoded by the coding sequence GTGGCCGAGGTCGAGCTAGCTGGATGCCGCCCGGATCCGCTCCTGAGCTACCTCAAGGCGCTAGGTGTGTTGAGGCTGGTGGCCGAGCAGGCGGACCCCCATGTGCGTGCAAGATGGCTGCAAGGGACCTTGGTGTTGGACACCCGGCTCGACCGCCGAGACCTCGTGCGCTTCTTCATCGACGAGTACCGCCCGACCCCTCTCATCGGGTGCTGGAACGGGGGAAGCGGCTTCTTCCCGAGCGACGCGAAAGCGGGCATCGAGGCCATCGAAAGCTCGACAGCGCCGCGTCTCGCCCTGTACCGGCGCGTCATCGCGCTGGCACGGGCAACGTTGGATGCCCTGGGATTGCAGGCCAAACCTAACCGAGGTCGCAAGGCCGAGATCCTCGCGGCCCTACGCGCATCCTTGCCCGACGAGGCTGTCGAATGGCTCGATGCGGCGTATGTGCTGACCGAGGAGGCTCCCCGCTACCCTCCGCTGCTCGGGACTGGTGCCATCGATGGGCGGCTGGAGTTCACCAACAACTTCATGCAGCGCCTGTGCGACGTGTTGCCGGAGCTCGGAGCGGACCGCCGCCGGTCAGAGGCGTGGCTCGAAGCCGCTCTTTTTGCACAGGCGGGAGTACCTCTGCTGGAGGCGTCGGTGGGCCAGTTTCATCCCGGCGGGGTCGGGGGGCCTAACGCCACCCAAGGCGTCGAGGGCGAGTCGCTGGTCAATCCGTGGGAACTCGTGCTCGGACTGGAGGGCACGCTGCTGCTGGCCGGAGGGGCTGCACGGCGCTACACCGCTGACCTGGATCCTGGCAACCCCAGGCCCGCCTTTCCGTTCACTGTGCAAACCTCCCCGGTAGGATACCCCACTTCATCCCCGGCAGAGTACGAGGAAGAAGCGGTGCGGGCGGAGATATGGCTACCGGTATGGCATCGGGCGGCCTCTTACCGCGAGATCTCGCAACTGCTCACCGAGGGCCGCATCACCTGGGCAGGGCGACAGGCACGCACCGGCGCCGACGTGGTCCGTGCTATCGTCAGCTTAGGAGTGGACCGCGGCATAGCCGGCTTCTGGCGCTTCGGCTTCCTCAGGCGCAGCGGCCGGGCCTATCTGGCAGCTCCGTTGGGGTACTACCGCGTGACACAGCATGAAGGTGGCACGCTACTTGCCGACCTCGACAGGGGTGGATGGCTGGAGCGCCTGCGTAGGGCGGTGACGCGCGAGCGGGTCCCAACGGCCATACGCCGGGGGCTGCAGGCTATCGAGGAGGCCATCGTCGACTACGCCGCCACGCCGTCCGAGTCGGAGCGGCGTCGCGCACTGCAGCGGCTGCTGGTGGCAGTCTGGCAGGCAGAGGTGACGGTGGCCAGGTCCCGGCAGTTTCGCGAGAGGTCGGGCCTGTCCCCGTTTCCGGGCGTCAGCCCGCGATGGCTCCCCTTCCTCGACGACGGTTCGACAGCCTTCAGACTCGCCAAGTCCATCGCGGCCGTAGGGAGTCACCGCCCATCCGACGCGACGCTTGAGACCGAGCGCGCCCAAAGGCTCGGCCCCATGCGCGCACACCTTGAACCCGTTGAGCTGCAGGCCGACGGCCGGTGGGTCTGGCGTGACGGCTCTCCCCGTGTTGTGGGCCGCCGAGACTCCTTGGAACGGCAGCTCCTGGAGATCCTGTATCGACGCGTGATGGAGTCTACCACCCTCCTCTTGCCCTATCCCGACATCGATAGTGTCGAGCCGTGCTCGCTCGCAGACATCGGCGCGTACCTCCAGGGCCAGGTCGACGACCGCGAGTTGGAGCAGCTCATCGGCGGGCTTAGCCTGGTGCGGTGGGATCAAGCCGTACCCGCGTCTGGACGAGGCAGCGGCCTAGAGCCCCGCACCCACCTCGCCGCCAGCCGGGCGTCCACCTTGCCCTGGGCCTACGCGCTGCTCAAGCTACTCTTCCTGCCGTGGCCGATTGCCCGGGGCGGCAGGCGGTTACGGCCCGAGGGCGCCGTTGGGGGGTTCCAGATGGAGCCGGTGCCCGTGAGGCCAGACCCATCGGTGTTGTTGCGGCTGATGGGCGGCGACGTCGCCGCCGCGGTCCGCCAGGCCCAGCTTCGGCTACGAGCAGCCGGGCTCGAGCCGCCGCGGCCGACCCATGAGGACAGCGCGGCGTGGCAAGACATGGCTGTCCGTATCGGAGCCGCGCTTCTGTTGCCGGTGGTGGAGGTCACGACCCTGTGGAGAAGAGCCGGGCTAGGCGCTCAAGAAGGAGAGCCCGGAGAGCTGGAGGTGGCAAGAGCATGA
- the cas3g gene encoding type I-G CRISPR-associated helicase/endonuclease Cas3g, with protein MLGARFDSLFSIAAGTSRDPFPYQRQLATEPALPIVLNVPTGAGKTAAVIAAWIWRRHVDPQSTPRRLVYALPMRVLVEQTAATAREMLQRLGLLYEGPPDPSKPGIRVAILMGGRVDEAWWLEPEREAILVGTVDMLVSRALNRGYALSRYRWPVDFGLLNSDVLWVFDEVQLLGVSLYTSLQLQGLRRLLGTYGPTHTLWCSATVDLAALETVDHPAPEPHRILTLGPEDRRHPVLQPRLSARKVVRRLQLGRGSRRADRPSDTALARAILDAHRPGTRTLVVVNTVDRAQRLYAELHSITKGTAAPEVGLLHSRFRPADRVARQQQFLGNVPQDGPGQILVTTQVVEAGVDVSSATLFTEVAPWESVVQRLGRCNRYGEVVDGAQVFWVDVSDREAAPYEAEALQAARHLLAEMEGASASPQALEGIRPHAARSPVVVTGHVLRRRDLVGLFDTTPDLTGQHLDVSRFIREGADLDVFLYWREWPVGQQPPRQLPSPVRSELCPVPVYEARKMLQEGHRQAWLWDPLAESGQGGWVVARPADIRPGQVLLLHTSQGGYQLETGWTPESREPVPVVTVDGKPSPSSLSGSPQEPADSDEGVTTPERWVTLVDHTRDVIDETEALLASLGAAGIGQDEARVLRVAAAYHDVGKAHEQFQLPLIEAAQEAEREMRARELWAKAPSLGQRRRRPFRHELASALALLQSPPPDLDGELLDLAAFLVAAHHGKVRLVIRSLPTEELPSDGRRHALGIYEGDSLGPVHIAGAVSIDRLTLDLSLMEIGLSGADGTSRRSWTDRMVALRDSARWGPFRLAFLEALLRVADVRASLREKES; from the coding sequence GGCCGCAACGGCGCGGGAGATGCTTCAAAGGCTCGGCTTGCTCTATGAAGGCCCCCCGGACCCATCCAAGCCCGGCATACGAGTCGCCATCCTCATGGGAGGGCGCGTGGACGAGGCATGGTGGCTCGAGCCCGAGCGAGAGGCGATCCTCGTCGGTACCGTGGACATGCTGGTCTCTCGGGCCCTCAACCGCGGCTACGCGCTCAGCCGATACCGATGGCCGGTCGATTTTGGCTTGCTCAACTCCGACGTCCTCTGGGTCTTCGACGAGGTGCAGCTGCTCGGCGTCAGCCTCTATACCAGCCTACAGCTCCAGGGGCTACGACGCCTCCTCGGTACTTACGGCCCGACGCACACCCTCTGGTGTTCAGCGACCGTGGACCTCGCCGCCCTGGAAACGGTCGACCATCCGGCACCGGAGCCTCACCGCATCCTGACCCTCGGCCCCGAGGACCGGCGCCACCCGGTGCTTCAACCCCGACTGAGCGCCCGCAAGGTGGTGAGAAGGCTCCAGCTAGGACGTGGCTCGCGGAGGGCAGATCGCCCTTCCGACACAGCCCTGGCCCGAGCCATCCTGGATGCCCACCGACCGGGTACCCGCACCCTGGTGGTCGTCAACACGGTCGATCGCGCTCAAAGGCTCTATGCCGAACTGCACTCCATCACCAAGGGCACCGCTGCACCGGAGGTCGGACTCCTGCACTCCCGCTTTCGTCCCGCGGACAGGGTCGCGCGGCAGCAGCAATTCCTCGGTAACGTCCCGCAAGACGGCCCAGGACAGATCCTCGTGACGACTCAAGTGGTGGAAGCCGGCGTCGACGTCTCGTCCGCCACGCTCTTCACCGAGGTCGCGCCCTGGGAGAGTGTGGTGCAACGGCTGGGTCGTTGCAACCGCTACGGTGAAGTGGTCGATGGGGCCCAGGTCTTCTGGGTCGACGTTTCCGACCGGGAGGCCGCGCCCTACGAGGCTGAAGCGCTGCAGGCAGCCCGACACCTGTTGGCTGAGATGGAGGGGGCCAGCGCGTCACCTCAGGCGCTGGAGGGCATCCGGCCCCACGCTGCACGTTCACCTGTGGTCGTAACGGGACACGTGCTCCGCCGGCGCGATTTGGTGGGGCTCTTCGATACCACCCCGGACCTGACCGGCCAGCACCTGGATGTCTCCCGCTTCATTCGGGAAGGCGCCGATCTAGACGTGTTTCTCTATTGGCGGGAGTGGCCGGTCGGCCAGCAGCCGCCCCGTCAGCTCCCGTCACCGGTGCGGTCGGAGCTCTGCCCCGTCCCCGTGTACGAGGCCAGAAAGATGCTCCAAGAGGGCCATCGGCAAGCATGGTTGTGGGACCCCCTGGCAGAGTCAGGTCAAGGGGGGTGGGTCGTTGCAAGGCCTGCCGACATTCGACCGGGCCAAGTGCTCTTGCTTCATACGTCGCAGGGCGGCTACCAGCTCGAGACCGGTTGGACCCCCGAGAGCAGGGAGCCGGTGCCGGTCGTCACCGTGGACGGCAAGCCGTCGCCTTCAAGCTTGAGCGGGTCACCTCAAGAGCCGGCAGACAGCGACGAGGGAGTGACGACCCCGGAGCGCTGGGTGACGCTCGTTGACCACACGCGCGACGTCATCGACGAGACGGAAGCACTGCTCGCCAGCCTCGGAGCGGCTGGCATCGGGCAGGATGAGGCCCGAGTCTTAAGGGTAGCCGCGGCCTACCATGACGTAGGCAAGGCCCACGAGCAGTTCCAGCTACCGCTCATCGAGGCCGCCCAGGAGGCCGAGCGCGAGATGCGAGCCCGCGAACTGTGGGCAAAAGCCCCGAGCCTGGGCCAACGGCGCCGGCGGCCTTTCCGCCACGAACTGGCTAGTGCCCTGGCACTGCTGCAATCGCCGCCCCCTGACCTTGACGGTGAGCTGCTCGACCTGGCTGCCTTCCTGGTTGCGGCTCATCACGGCAAGGTACGGCTGGTCATCCGTTCCCTTCCCACGGAGGAGCTCCCCAGCGATGGTCGCCGTCACGCGCTGGGCATCTACGAGGGCGATTCTCTGGGGCCTGTGCATATCGCCGGCGCGGTGAGCATCGACAGGCTGACCCTGGACCTGAGTCTCATGGAAATCGGGCTCTCCGGGGCTGACGGCACCTCCCGACGTTCGTGGACGGACCGGATGGTCGCCCTCAGGGACTCAGCCCGGTGGGGCCCGTTTCGTCTTGCGTTCTTGGAGGCTCTCTTGCGCGTCGCCGACGTGCGGGCCAGTCTCCGCGAGAAGGAGAGCTAG
- the cas4g/cas1g gene encoding CRISPR-associated endonuclease Cas4g/Cas1g — MTDAAASDKSSTDLLPARMLNEFAYCPRLFYLEWVQGEWEDSADTIEGRYHHRRVDRPGGAAPMWAERSESDHPPPDGPDTESSRGEPQGDDADAGADSPIRARSVLLSAPRLRLIARIDLLEGEGLNVTPVDYKRGEVPDTPEQSWEPDRVLLCAQGLILRENGFSCHKGMLYYVASRRRVEVPFTPELEARTLELVQQALEVAEAGQIPPPLVDSPKCPRCSLVGICLPDETNLLKAGVPSLSGPGETTRSDEGSDHAGTEPEVRRLFPARSDAMPLYVQEQGAQVRRSGERVVVSIRGETRADVRVLDISQVCLIGNVQISAQALRDLAGRGIPICHFSYGGWFTALTTGLTNKNVELRCRQFETAANPQRSLELARRFVAAKILNSRVLLRRNHTDRPEEALDALARLAEEARAATSVESLLGIEGTAARIYFSHFKGMLKPPQTSAGELGFDFEGRNRRPPRDPVNALLSYAYSLLVKDFTVTLLAVGFDPYLGFYHRPKWGKPALALDMMEEFRPIIADSVVITVINNGEITRSDFVVGAGGTALTEPGRRRFIAAYERRLATLVRHPVFGYSVSYRRVFEVQARLLGRYLLGEIPEYPGFVTR; from the coding sequence GTGACTGACGCTGCGGCATCGGACAAGAGCAGCACCGACCTCCTCCCGGCCCGAATGCTCAATGAGTTCGCCTACTGCCCGCGCCTGTTCTACCTGGAATGGGTGCAAGGGGAGTGGGAGGACTCCGCGGACACCATCGAGGGCCGCTACCACCACCGGCGGGTGGACCGGCCGGGTGGGGCGGCCCCGATGTGGGCCGAGAGGTCAGAGTCCGACCACCCGCCCCCCGACGGGCCAGACACGGAGTCGTCGAGGGGTGAGCCCCAAGGGGACGATGCGGACGCGGGTGCGGATAGCCCCATTCGCGCCCGGTCGGTCCTGCTGTCGGCGCCCCGGCTGCGTCTCATTGCCCGTATTGACCTTCTAGAGGGAGAGGGGCTGAACGTCACTCCTGTCGACTACAAGCGGGGCGAGGTGCCGGATACGCCAGAGCAGTCGTGGGAGCCGGACCGCGTGCTACTGTGTGCACAGGGCCTGATCCTTCGAGAGAACGGCTTCTCCTGTCACAAGGGAATGCTGTACTACGTCGCATCTCGGCGACGCGTCGAGGTTCCCTTCACACCCGAGCTGGAGGCCCGTACTCTCGAACTGGTGCAGCAGGCCCTGGAGGTGGCGGAAGCGGGGCAGATCCCTCCCCCGTTGGTGGACAGCCCGAAGTGTCCGCGGTGCTCGCTGGTCGGCATCTGCCTCCCTGACGAGACCAACCTGCTCAAAGCGGGCGTGCCCTCCCTTTCGGGGCCGGGGGAGACGACGCGTTCCGACGAGGGCTCGGACCATGCCGGGACCGAGCCGGAGGTACGCCGGCTCTTTCCAGCTCGTAGCGACGCCATGCCGCTCTACGTGCAGGAACAAGGCGCCCAGGTACGCCGCTCGGGGGAGCGAGTCGTCGTCAGCATCCGCGGCGAAACTCGGGCAGATGTCCGGGTGCTGGACATCTCTCAGGTCTGCCTGATAGGCAATGTGCAGATCTCCGCCCAGGCACTACGGGACCTGGCCGGACGGGGTATCCCGATCTGTCACTTCTCCTATGGGGGTTGGTTCACGGCTCTCACCACCGGCTTGACCAACAAGAACGTTGAGCTCAGATGCCGGCAGTTTGAGACGGCTGCGAACCCCCAACGCTCGTTGGAGCTGGCGCGCCGATTCGTGGCAGCCAAGATTCTGAACAGTCGGGTCCTTCTGCGGCGAAACCACACCGACCGACCTGAGGAGGCCCTCGATGCCCTGGCGCGGCTGGCCGAAGAAGCCAGGGCAGCCACCAGCGTGGAAAGCTTGCTCGGCATCGAGGGGACGGCTGCACGCATCTACTTCTCCCATTTCAAGGGAATGCTGAAACCCCCGCAGACGAGCGCCGGCGAGCTTGGCTTCGACTTCGAGGGGCGCAACCGCCGCCCCCCGCGAGATCCGGTCAACGCGCTCCTATCCTACGCGTACTCCCTCTTGGTCAAGGATTTCACGGTCACTCTCCTGGCCGTCGGCTTCGACCCCTACTTGGGGTTCTACCACCGTCCCAAGTGGGGCAAGCCAGCTCTCGCACTCGACATGATGGAGGAGTTTCGCCCCATCATCGCGGACTCAGTGGTCATCACGGTGATCAACAACGGTGAGATAACCCGGAGCGACTTCGTGGTAGGGGCTGGGGGAACGGCCCTAACGGAGCCAGGGCGCCGGCGGTTCATCGCAGCGTATGAACGACGTCTGGCGACACTCGTGCGGCACCCGGTTTTCGGATACTCGGTCAGCTACCGCCGCGTCTTCGAAGTGCAGGCGCGCCTTCTCGGGCGATACCTCCTGGGAGAGATCCCGGAGTATCCTGGGTTCGTCACCCGGTGA
- the cas7g gene encoding type I-G CRISPR-associated RAMP protein Csb1/Cas7g has protein sequence MTSSARVASWLDVSRQESRIFIEVELKPAQGQRFQPTGFPDLGPARFESADGTPFLLVESVQSMANRLEAVCWDEAAGDLVAPLRGLPWVKVEVVGPDGTVIGETSSVLEAHRLNSPYIIGDEDGEFRRLLSEAAGIQARKGGRGRRGADASQESASVGLVDRRRLAQAVFRFDPFSVLHGVFLEKLDGRARLTRALSAFIEAEDARSVLSGGVKNDRIDPQGDTQAGFGNVPFTREEFVARRIVAYFNLDLALLRSYGLPSPATELMTLLSLWKIRRFLDHGLRLRTACDLVVKEERVVRPQGLHLPRVEELEPELRRLIEACRPYFASPPVTRVVARYQRKKGATEPSRDGDSAQETDD, from the coding sequence ATGACGTCCAGTGCAAGGGTAGCATCGTGGCTCGACGTGTCGAGGCAGGAGTCACGCATCTTCATCGAGGTGGAGTTGAAACCCGCACAGGGGCAACGCTTCCAACCGACGGGGTTTCCTGATCTCGGTCCGGCTCGCTTCGAATCGGCCGACGGCACCCCGTTCCTCCTGGTCGAGTCCGTCCAGTCCATGGCCAACCGCCTGGAGGCTGTGTGCTGGGACGAGGCCGCCGGTGACCTGGTCGCCCCTCTGCGCGGGCTGCCGTGGGTCAAGGTCGAAGTAGTCGGTCCGGACGGCACGGTGATCGGCGAGACGTCGTCCGTCCTGGAGGCCCACCGCCTCAACTCGCCTTACATCATCGGCGACGAAGACGGAGAGTTCAGAAGGCTCCTCAGTGAGGCAGCCGGCATTCAGGCACGCAAGGGGGGGAGAGGACGACGGGGTGCTGACGCCAGTCAGGAGTCCGCGTCGGTGGGGCTCGTCGATCGCCGGCGGCTGGCTCAGGCGGTCTTCCGTTTCGATCCCTTCAGCGTCCTGCATGGGGTCTTCCTGGAGAAGCTGGACGGGCGCGCCCGGCTGACGCGGGCTCTCTCGGCCTTCATCGAGGCTGAAGATGCTCGGTCGGTGCTGAGCGGTGGCGTGAAGAACGACCGCATTGACCCACAGGGAGACACGCAGGCGGGGTTCGGCAACGTGCCTTTCACTCGCGAGGAATTCGTCGCCCGGCGCATCGTAGCCTACTTCAACCTGGACCTTGCGCTCCTGCGCTCCTACGGCCTGCCTTCGCCGGCCACCGAACTGATGACGCTCCTCAGCTTGTGGAAGATTCGGCGGTTCCTCGACCACGGGCTTCGACTGCGAACGGCGTGCGACCTGGTGGTGAAGGAGGAACGGGTCGTGCGGCCGCAGGGCTTGCACCTGCCTCGAGTCGAAGAACTGGAGCCCGAGCTCCGGCGTCTCATCGAGGCGTGCCGCCCGTACTTCGCCTCGCCGCCCGTCACTCGGGTCGTGGCCCGATACCAGCGCAAGAAGGGCGCGACTGAGCCATCTCGGGACGGCGACAGCGCACAGGAGACCGACGACTAG